The Gracilimonas sp. genome includes a region encoding these proteins:
- a CDS encoding hemolysin family protein, with product MGLLVFYLLLAIGVSFLCSILEAVLLSITPSFVAVLERQGSKSGKILRDLKQDIDRPLSAILSLNTIAHTVGAAGVGAQAQVVFGNTYVSITSAVLTLLILVFSEIIPKTLGATYWKSLSGFAARTTNILIYLTYPLVLLSQVITKILSSEEKQPTVSREEFSAMAELGFEEGVFEEGESNIFKNLIRFRSLRVKDIMTPRIVVVKFQEDQTINEILENKDELRVSRMPVFGEGDEDITGYVLKNDLYYNLSEDNGDKKLKEIKREVLIVPETISLKTLFERLLEKQEHIAVVVDEYGGLSGVVTMEDVVETLLGMEIVDEIDAIEDMQKLARQKWRERAKRLGIVLPEKLKKENEQA from the coding sequence ATGGGATTACTAGTTTTTTATTTATTACTCGCTATAGGCGTATCTTTTCTGTGCTCTATTTTGGAAGCCGTACTCCTTTCTATTACCCCTTCATTTGTTGCGGTACTAGAGAGGCAGGGATCTAAAAGCGGAAAGATACTTCGGGATTTAAAGCAAGATATTGACCGCCCGCTTTCAGCAATTCTAAGCCTGAATACCATCGCACATACCGTTGGAGCAGCAGGAGTGGGTGCGCAGGCTCAGGTAGTATTTGGTAATACATATGTGAGTATAACGTCAGCCGTTCTCACGTTGCTCATTTTAGTTTTTTCTGAAATTATCCCAAAAACACTGGGTGCAACCTATTGGAAGTCATTATCAGGTTTTGCCGCCCGGACCACTAATATTCTTATCTACCTGACCTATCCGTTGGTTTTGCTGTCTCAGGTGATCACTAAAATACTTTCAAGTGAAGAAAAACAACCAACGGTAAGCCGGGAAGAGTTTAGTGCGATGGCCGAACTTGGGTTTGAGGAAGGTGTGTTTGAAGAAGGAGAGTCAAACATCTTTAAGAACCTGATACGATTTCGTTCGCTTCGGGTCAAAGATATAATGACACCAAGAATTGTAGTTGTGAAGTTTCAGGAAGACCAAACCATCAATGAAATATTAGAGAATAAAGATGAGTTACGTGTTTCCCGGATGCCGGTTTTTGGAGAAGGAGATGAAGATATAACAGGATATGTACTCAAAAATGACTTGTACTATAACCTTTCAGAAGACAATGGCGATAAAAAGCTGAAGGAAATAAAGCGGGAGGTATTAATTGTTCCTGAAACCATTTCTCTTAAAACTCTATTCGAACGGCTTCTTGAAAAGCAGGAACATATTGCGGTAGTGGTTGATGAATATGGGGGGCTCTCAGGTGTTGTAACTATGGAAGATGTGGTTGAAACACTGCTTGGTATGGAAATCGTTGACGAAATTGACGCCATCGAAGACATGCAAAAACTGGCACGCCAGAAGTGGAGAGAGCGTGCCAAACGCCTTGGTATTGTTCTGCCTGAAAAGCTTAAAAAAGAAAACGAACAAGCCTAA
- the lysA gene encoding diaminopimelate decarboxylase produces MYPNNIISALQKFKTPYFFYDLDVLRNTLEEVKKHAISRGYHVHFALKANNQSRILKVIKESGLGADCVSGGEIQRALDSGFSADEIAFAGVGKSDEEIELGLKHDIFCFNCESPQELDVLNELAGKENKKARVALRLNPNVEAETHKYITTGLNENKFGINESDLDTVLEKFPNLKNLELIGIHFHIGSQIEKFTPFEELCSKANALNNYIEDKGFKLTVINVGGGFGINYDHPNNNAVPDFERFFGLFEENIKLKDHQSLHFELGRSIVGQSGSLITRVLYTKEGKAKNFAIVDAGMTELIRPALYQAKHRIDVLTSEKPEKNYDVVGPICESSDTFRKDISIPEVQRGDLIAIRSAGAYGEVMRSAYNLREANPSVFSDDIDDIE; encoded by the coding sequence ATGTATCCAAATAACATAATTTCTGCCCTTCAGAAATTTAAAACCCCTTACTTTTTTTACGACCTTGATGTACTTCGAAATACACTTGAAGAGGTTAAGAAACACGCTATTTCCCGGGGTTATCATGTTCACTTTGCCCTTAAAGCTAATAACCAAAGCCGCATATTAAAGGTGATTAAAGAATCTGGATTAGGTGCAGATTGCGTTAGCGGCGGAGAAATTCAGCGTGCTTTAGACTCTGGTTTTTCTGCGGATGAAATTGCCTTTGCCGGTGTCGGGAAAAGTGATGAAGAAATAGAACTTGGATTAAAGCACGATATATTTTGCTTCAATTGCGAGTCTCCCCAGGAGCTGGATGTTCTGAATGAGTTAGCCGGCAAAGAAAACAAAAAAGCTCGGGTGGCTCTCCGGCTCAACCCAAATGTGGAAGCTGAGACCCACAAATATATTACTACCGGACTAAATGAGAATAAATTTGGGATTAATGAATCGGACCTTGATACCGTATTGGAAAAATTCCCTAACCTAAAGAACCTGGAGTTAATTGGTATACACTTCCACATCGGTTCACAAATAGAGAAATTCACCCCGTTTGAGGAACTGTGTTCCAAAGCCAATGCACTGAATAATTACATCGAAGATAAGGGCTTTAAGCTGACTGTGATAAATGTGGGCGGCGGATTTGGAATCAACTATGATCACCCCAATAATAATGCAGTACCTGATTTCGAGCGCTTCTTTGGGCTTTTTGAAGAGAACATCAAGCTTAAAGATCATCAGAGTCTTCACTTTGAGCTTGGGCGATCAATTGTAGGGCAAAGTGGCAGCTTAATCACCCGTGTTCTTTACACCAAAGAAGGCAAGGCCAAGAATTTTGCTATTGTTGATGCGGGAATGACTGAACTTATTCGCCCGGCTCTGTATCAAGCGAAGCATCGTATTGATGTACTTACCAGTGAGAAACCAGAGAAAAACTATGACGTAGTCGGTCCAATTTGCGAAAGCTCAGATACCTTCCGTAAAGATATTTCTATACCGGAAGTACAGCGTGGTGATTTAATTGCCATTCGCAGTGCGGGAGCTTATGGGGAAGTGATGCGAAGTGCTTATAATTTACGAGAGGCAAATCCTTCTGTTTTTTCTGATGACATCGATGATATAGAATAG
- the recN gene encoding DNA repair protein RecN produces the protein MIKSLYIKDFALIDELEVDFEEGLNILTGQTGAGKSIIIGALNMILGERADTDVIRQGKDKAISEATIRVGADTDLKQLLEENEVEFSEYLILRREIRDTGSRAFINDTPVNISVLKAAGDLLVDLHGQHDHQLLLKEENHLGVIDGFGEVEPILVEYKTEHRKMTELQKELRALQKRENELQEKTELYRFQIQELEEARLGEIDLEQLESEMNLLDNAEVLDQKAAAISEMADSDDGNIIQLLNFLKLNLEDLARIEPEFENYLKEINAARVSVNEAIAFAERYRNSIEFNPKRLEELRQRQSELNRLQKKYQRDLPELISYLHEIQRELSIADNFDLEIEKLENQIQMQAKNLKEKAILLHETRLKIGEQLAVQIQQELAKVGIPHSKLDVRVDWLLSDKGWIEVEGKQIDCTETGCDDVRMFISTNKGEEPKPLAKIASGGEISRVMLALKSILAKEQSLPVMIFDEIDTGISGEISEKVGTSMRKLSEHCQIIAITHQPQIASQAHKHYKVAKAEDGERTVTKIIPLTDEEHIHEIASLMSGSQISESALNSARELIEKNTFRN, from the coding sequence ATGATTAAATCACTATACATAAAAGATTTTGCTCTTATCGATGAACTAGAAGTCGATTTCGAGGAGGGGCTTAATATTTTGACCGGACAAACAGGTGCCGGGAAGTCGATTATCATTGGGGCGCTGAATATGATTTTGGGTGAACGCGCTGACACTGATGTTATTCGGCAGGGTAAAGACAAAGCCATTTCTGAGGCCACCATTCGTGTTGGAGCTGATACGGACTTAAAGCAATTGCTTGAAGAAAATGAAGTAGAGTTCAGTGAATACTTAATCCTCAGGCGAGAAATTCGTGACACCGGAAGCCGTGCTTTTATCAATGATACTCCCGTCAATATCAGCGTTTTAAAAGCAGCCGGAGATTTGCTGGTCGATTTGCACGGACAGCATGATCATCAGCTCCTGCTGAAAGAAGAAAATCATCTGGGCGTAATTGATGGGTTTGGGGAAGTAGAACCTATTTTGGTGGAATATAAAACTGAACATCGCAAGATGACTGAGCTTCAGAAAGAGTTACGCGCACTACAAAAGAGAGAGAACGAACTTCAGGAAAAGACAGAACTCTACCGCTTTCAGATACAGGAACTGGAAGAAGCCCGGCTTGGTGAAATTGATCTGGAACAGCTGGAATCGGAGATGAATCTCCTTGACAATGCGGAAGTGCTTGATCAAAAAGCTGCCGCTATTTCCGAGATGGCTGATTCGGATGATGGTAATATAATTCAGCTTTTGAACTTTTTGAAGCTAAACCTGGAAGACCTTGCACGTATTGAACCAGAATTCGAAAATTATCTTAAGGAAATTAACGCCGCAAGGGTAAGCGTGAATGAAGCCATTGCTTTCGCTGAGCGATATCGCAACAGCATTGAATTCAACCCAAAACGGCTGGAAGAACTTCGCCAGCGGCAATCGGAACTCAACCGGCTTCAGAAAAAATACCAGCGGGATTTACCTGAACTCATTAGCTACCTGCATGAAATTCAGCGTGAGCTTTCCATAGCTGATAACTTTGATCTGGAAATTGAAAAACTTGAAAATCAAATTCAGATGCAGGCTAAAAACCTTAAGGAAAAAGCCATTTTGCTTCATGAAACCAGACTCAAAATTGGAGAGCAACTTGCTGTTCAAATTCAGCAGGAACTTGCTAAAGTGGGAATACCCCATTCAAAATTAGATGTTCGCGTTGACTGGCTGTTATCTGACAAGGGATGGATTGAGGTAGAAGGTAAACAAATCGATTGTACCGAAACCGGTTGTGATGATGTTCGGATGTTTATCTCTACCAATAAAGGGGAGGAACCAAAGCCATTAGCCAAGATTGCTTCAGGTGGAGAAATCAGTCGGGTTATGCTGGCTTTGAAATCCATTCTGGCTAAAGAACAAAGCCTGCCGGTTATGATTTTTGACGAAATTGACACGGGAATTAGTGGAGAGATATCAGAAAAAGTAGGAACATCAATGCGCAAGCTTTCTGAACATTGCCAGATCATTGCCATTACCCATCAGCCACAGATAGCAAGTCAGGCTCACAAACACTACAAAGTTGCAAAAGCGGAAGACGGGGAGCGGACGGTAACGAAAATCATTCCGCTTACCGACGAAGAGCATATCCACGAAATAGCCAGCCTGATGAGCGGCTCACAGATTTCAGAATCGGCCCTTAACAGCGCGAGAGAGCTCATCGAAAAGAATACGTTCAGAAATTAG
- a CDS encoding T9SS type A sorting domain-containing protein, producing MNRFILFFMLVFCTSGTVILAQVDYAGQIQPIFNANCTSCHGGQSGVTLTSYSTTMNSVGDLYGTEIVVPGEPNNSPLVDKVEPNPSFGTRMPQGGPFLSTNEIDLIRQWISEGANEVPTSNEIVTELPEGFKLKGNYPNPFNPSTNIAFEVPQAVSYQLKIYTAHGALVEEVAGNAAPGETSVQVSFNNQPSGIYFYQLVAITGEQRYLLGSKKMTLVK from the coding sequence ATGAATCGATTTATACTATTCTTCATGCTAGTCTTTTGTACTTCAGGAACGGTCATTCTTGCTCAGGTAGATTATGCAGGACAGATTCAGCCCATTTTTAACGCCAATTGCACCAGCTGCCATGGTGGACAGAGTGGGGTTACTTTAACTAGCTATTCAACTACTATGAACAGTGTGGGTGATCTATATGGGACAGAAATTGTTGTTCCGGGAGAACCAAATAATAGTCCATTGGTGGACAAAGTTGAACCCAATCCATCATTTGGTACCAGAATGCCTCAAGGCGGGCCATTTCTTTCAACGAATGAAATTGATTTAATAAGGCAATGGATTTCTGAAGGAGCGAATGAGGTGCCAACTTCGAATGAGATAGTTACTGAATTACCAGAGGGATTTAAATTAAAAGGAAACTATCCGAATCCGTTTAATCCAAGTACAAATATCGCGTTTGAAGTTCCTCAGGCCGTCTCCTATCAGTTAAAGATTTATACTGCACATGGCGCTTTGGTTGAGGAAGTAGCTGGAAATGCAGCACCCGGTGAGACTTCTGTTCAGGTTAGTTTCAATAATCAACCATCAGGAATCTACTTTTATCAACTGGTAGCAATAACCGGAGAGCAAAGATACTTGTTAGGTTCTAAGAAAATGACGCTGGTAAAATAG
- a CDS encoding NAD(P)/FAD-dependent oxidoreductase — MSTKDLQVAVIGGGAAGFFSAISAKKHNPDAKVTIYEKTDRLLSKVRISGGGRCNVTHYCFDIRELVKFYPRGERPLKKAFGIWSTTDTVEWFESRGVKLKTESDGRMFPITDDSETIINCLLEETRKLGIGIKTKANIKSISKTEDGYELGFHRGGRKSAEKVIVATGGSPRAKGFDWLRELGHEIEEPVPSLFTFNMPDEPIKELMGVVAEPVAIKIMGSNLSSSGPLLVTHWGMSGPAVLKLSAFGARDFHKMDYEFKILVNWAGDRGEQEVRSILKEVENDHPKKKISNVNPFELPGRLWEFLLNKLNLGDDMIWQNMGKKNINRLVHLLSNDVYQVQGKTTFKEEFVTCGGISLLDVDIKTMESRKSPGLYFAGEVLDIDGVTGGFNFQAAWTTGFIAGKLD; from the coding sequence ATGAGTACAAAAGATCTACAAGTAGCAGTTATAGGCGGTGGTGCAGCCGGTTTTTTTAGTGCTATTTCTGCAAAAAAGCATAACCCGGATGCAAAGGTAACCATCTACGAAAAAACAGATAGGCTGCTTTCAAAAGTTCGGATTTCAGGAGGGGGGCGATGTAATGTAACCCACTATTGTTTCGATATCCGTGAATTGGTGAAGTTCTACCCACGGGGAGAGCGGCCACTGAAAAAGGCATTCGGGATTTGGTCCACAACAGATACGGTAGAATGGTTTGAAAGCAGGGGTGTAAAGCTCAAGACCGAATCTGACGGACGCATGTTTCCTATTACCGATGATTCTGAAACCATCATTAACTGCCTGCTGGAAGAAACAAGAAAACTGGGAATAGGAATAAAAACCAAAGCCAATATAAAAAGCATTAGTAAAACTGAAGATGGGTATGAGTTAGGGTTTCATAGAGGGGGGCGTAAATCAGCCGAGAAAGTAATTGTGGCTACAGGTGGCAGTCCCCGCGCAAAAGGGTTTGACTGGCTCCGTGAGCTTGGCCATGAAATTGAAGAACCGGTTCCCTCTTTGTTCACCTTTAACATGCCTGATGAGCCTATCAAAGAGCTGATGGGTGTAGTTGCTGAACCGGTTGCTATAAAAATCATGGGCTCAAATCTCAGTAGTAGCGGACCACTACTAGTCACTCATTGGGGAATGAGCGGACCGGCTGTTTTGAAATTATCGGCTTTTGGGGCACGGGATTTTCATAAGATGGATTATGAGTTTAAGATTCTGGTAAACTGGGCCGGAGATAGAGGGGAGCAAGAAGTGCGAAGCATTTTGAAGGAAGTGGAAAATGATCACCCAAAAAAGAAAATCTCTAACGTAAACCCATTTGAGTTGCCGGGCAGGCTTTGGGAATTTCTGTTGAATAAACTGAATCTAGGTGATGATATGATCTGGCAAAACATGGGCAAGAAGAATATTAACCGGCTGGTTCACCTGCTCTCCAACGATGTATATCAGGTTCAGGGAAAAACTACGTTTAAGGAAGAGTTTGTCACCTGTGGTGGAATCAGTTTGCTGGATGTAGACATAAAAACCATGGAGAGCCGGAAATCACCGGGTCTGTATTTTGCAGGTGAAGTGCTGGACATCGACGGCGTGACGGGTGGTTTTAACTTTCAGGCTGCGTGGACTACCGGTTTTATAGCCGGAAAGCTGGATTGA
- a CDS encoding aspartate kinase, translating into MEINVLKFGGTSMADHQTWKQVLEIIKNYEYPVVIVSATARTTRQLVEAGQLAAQGKLKQAHEISESIKDRHNKIVADFLEENPHKKNKLIKDSCARNTEAKISKLNKLLTYTERQGTLSPQMKDAIASIGEQISSYLLAQCGLALDMMTQHIEARKIIKTDAEYGKANPNILQINQRCGSLETVLESGFTPIIGGFYGESPQKTITTLGFEGSDYTASLIGGAVNAKTIEIWTDVSGVYTSDPRFIPEAKPLKEMSYFDATEMAYFGAKVLHPSTLKPAQERNIPVFVKNMFKPEEPGTKIIRESTHDLDVLAMSFKQNMATLTISAYETVMGYSFLTKVFTVLERHRLAVDAVNTTEASVTIALSDSELLDQLSKEFIEVGSVTLERDKGLLTLIGCSVNSAKKLTNQIFETLDNIPLDLISFSKEKRILNLVIKNEQLIETAQRIHKKLF; encoded by the coding sequence ATGGAGATTAACGTACTTAAGTTTGGCGGCACCTCAATGGCCGATCATCAAACCTGGAAACAGGTATTAGAGATCATCAAAAATTATGAATACCCGGTAGTGATTGTCTCTGCTACAGCTAGAACTACCCGCCAGTTAGTAGAAGCCGGACAGCTCGCCGCACAGGGTAAATTGAAACAGGCCCATGAAATATCCGAAAGCATTAAAGACCGGCACAACAAAATTGTAGCCGATTTTCTCGAAGAAAATCCGCATAAAAAAAATAAATTAATCAAAGACAGCTGTGCCCGGAATACGGAAGCTAAAATCAGCAAGCTGAATAAACTACTGACTTACACGGAGCGCCAGGGAACTCTTTCTCCCCAAATGAAAGACGCCATTGCCAGTATTGGTGAACAAATTTCTTCCTACTTATTAGCCCAGTGCGGGCTGGCCCTTGACATGATGACTCAACACATCGAGGCTCGTAAGATCATTAAAACAGATGCAGAATATGGGAAAGCAAACCCAAATATCCTGCAAATTAATCAGCGCTGCGGTTCGCTGGAGACGGTTCTCGAAAGCGGATTCACACCCATAATCGGTGGTTTTTACGGGGAATCTCCACAAAAGACCATCACAACCCTTGGCTTTGAAGGATCTGATTATACAGCCAGCTTGATAGGCGGAGCTGTAAATGCAAAAACCATTGAAATATGGACGGATGTAAGCGGTGTTTACACCAGCGATCCACGGTTTATACCAGAGGCAAAGCCATTGAAGGAAATGAGTTATTTTGATGCTACTGAAATGGCTTATTTCGGAGCTAAAGTCCTTCACCCTTCCACCCTTAAACCTGCACAAGAGCGAAATATCCCCGTTTTTGTGAAGAATATGTTTAAGCCCGAAGAACCCGGAACCAAAATCATCCGGGAATCAACTCATGATCTGGATGTACTGGCTATGTCGTTTAAACAAAACATGGCTACACTTACCATCAGTGCATACGAAACGGTAATGGGATACTCATTTTTAACTAAAGTATTTACGGTTCTGGAAAGACACCGGCTTGCTGTTGACGCAGTGAATACAACCGAAGCTTCCGTAACAATAGCGCTCTCTGATTCCGAACTGCTGGATCAGCTCTCCAAGGAGTTCATTGAAGTCGGAAGTGTAACCCTTGAAAGAGATAAAGGCTTACTTACTTTGATTGGATGTTCGGTGAATTCGGCTAAAAAACTTACTAATCAGATATTTGAAACTCTGGACAATATCCCTCTTGACCTCATTTCGTTTAGTAAGGAAAAACGTATTCTAAACCTCGTGATTAAAAATGAACAGCTCATCGAAACGGCTCAGCGAATTCATAAAAAACTATTTTAG
- a CDS encoding sodium:proton antiporter yields the protein MAEHILIGIASIFVFGVGAQWLGWRLKLPAILLLLISGILAGPVFGLVNPDQLMGDLLTPFISVSVAIILFEGGLSLRFSELKNVGGVIGNLVSIGALLTWVLTSVFGYYLFGFGWELAVLLGAILVVTGPTVIIPLLRQVRPAGQVGSILKWEGIVIDPIGAMLAVLVFEVILASGFSEATSLAVMSIFKTIFFGSLLGLGGAALIYFPLKKHLLPDYLQNPISLMVVVLVFTISNFVQHESGLWATTLMGVVLANQKAARIHHIIEFKENIRLLLLSALFILLAARVELSSLLDSLSLNMLAFLGALIFIIRPAAVYMSTMFSSLNWKEKLFLCWMAPRGVVAASISSIFAISLMQNGYPEANQLVSIVFIIIISTVAIYGLSASCVARKLGVAKPVPRGFLIVGAHDWSVDIAEAIQQKGIKVMVADSNWKNISNAKSRDLNTYYGNVLSEFALDYINLDGLGKLLSMTPNDEVNALTALRFADVFGRSHVYQLSPNSKKGNQQNDVTTHLTGRTLFKKEMNFDHISELYENGKVIKSTLLTETFTFQNFKETYGNEAIPLFLATKDGTVQPFVIDNPPVPQDGDTLISLTNPEADKDRKPAKTTEEEQAESN from the coding sequence ATGGCAGAACACATTCTTATTGGAATTGCAAGCATTTTTGTTTTTGGTGTTGGAGCCCAGTGGTTGGGCTGGCGTCTTAAACTACCTGCTATTTTATTATTATTGATATCTGGCATTCTTGCCGGCCCTGTTTTTGGTTTGGTAAATCCTGACCAGTTAATGGGAGATTTGCTCACCCCTTTTATATCCGTTTCTGTAGCTATTATACTTTTTGAAGGTGGATTGAGCCTTCGTTTCTCAGAACTAAAGAATGTGGGAGGTGTGATTGGCAACCTGGTTAGTATAGGCGCTTTACTTACATGGGTGTTGACTTCTGTTTTCGGGTATTATTTATTTGGTTTTGGATGGGAGCTGGCTGTTTTGCTCGGAGCAATTCTGGTGGTCACCGGTCCTACCGTAATCATCCCTCTTTTAAGACAGGTACGACCAGCCGGACAGGTTGGTTCTATACTCAAATGGGAAGGCATTGTCATAGATCCTATTGGCGCCATGCTGGCTGTTTTGGTGTTTGAGGTCATTCTGGCCAGTGGTTTCTCTGAAGCTACCTCACTAGCAGTCATGAGTATCTTTAAAACCATTTTCTTTGGTTCGTTGCTCGGGCTGGGAGGTGCCGCCTTAATCTACTTCCCCCTAAAAAAACATCTCCTCCCCGACTACCTTCAGAACCCAATCAGTTTAATGGTCGTTGTTTTGGTTTTTACCATTTCGAACTTTGTACAGCATGAATCGGGCTTGTGGGCAACCACGTTAATGGGGGTTGTTTTAGCCAACCAGAAAGCTGCACGGATTCATCATATTATTGAGTTTAAGGAAAACATCCGGCTGCTTTTGCTATCGGCTTTATTTATCCTTCTTGCAGCCAGGGTTGAGCTTTCCAGCCTGCTGGATAGTCTTAGCCTGAATATGCTCGCCTTTCTAGGCGCTTTGATATTTATTATTCGTCCGGCTGCAGTGTACATGTCTACCATGTTTTCATCACTGAATTGGAAAGAAAAGCTTTTTCTTTGCTGGATGGCTCCGCGGGGTGTGGTAGCAGCCTCTATTTCTTCCATATTTGCCATTTCATTGATGCAAAATGGTTATCCCGAAGCCAATCAACTTGTTTCCATTGTCTTTATCATTATTATCAGTACAGTAGCCATTTACGGACTTTCAGCTTCATGTGTGGCTCGCAAATTAGGAGTGGCAAAACCAGTCCCCAGAGGCTTTCTCATTGTTGGTGCTCACGATTGGTCGGTCGACATCGCTGAAGCCATACAACAAAAAGGTATCAAAGTAATGGTAGCAGATTCGAACTGGAAAAATATAAGTAATGCCAAGTCTCGTGATTTGAATACCTATTATGGCAATGTGCTGTCTGAGTTTGCCCTCGACTATATCAACCTTGATGGATTAGGAAAGCTACTGTCTATGACCCCTAATGATGAAGTAAATGCATTAACGGCTCTCCGTTTTGCCGACGTTTTTGGTCGTTCTCATGTTTACCAGCTTTCACCAAATTCAAAGAAGGGGAATCAGCAAAATGATGTTACTACCCACCTGACCGGACGAACCCTTTTTAAAAAAGAAATGAACTTCGATCATATTTCGGAGCTTTACGAGAACGGGAAAGTCATTAAGTCAACTCTTTTGACAGAGACTTTTACCTTCCAAAACTTCAAAGAAACTTATGGAAACGAAGCAATTCCACTATTTCTGGCTACAAAAGACGGTACCGTTCAGCCATTTGTAATTGATAATCCGCCCGTGCCTCAGGATGGCGACACGCTGATTTCCTTAACAAACCCTGAAGCAGACAAAGACAGAAAACCCGCCAAAACAACCGAAGAAGAACAAGCTGAATCAAATTAA
- a CDS encoding RluA family pseudouridine synthase yields MEKKAGKDRQSTIYEHTVPDGQHTDIRLDKYITSFVENASRTKVQEAIKDGYVEVNGSKEKPSYIMQPGDEIFIELPKPPPPEAKPEKLDLNIIYEDDDIIIVNKEAGMVVHPAYGNWSGTMVNGLMYHVDELAGDEEDENLRPGIVHRLDKDTSGLLVVAKNDETLAKLSGLFQEKDVERTYWAIVWGTPEEEGTIEGDIGRSKRDRKLMTVKPDGQGKSAVTHYKVLEYFDYLSLVEVKLETGRTHQIRVHFAHKGHHVFGDPTYGGTSVRYGPNTGSRKSMFHNLITGLDRQALHAKTLGFEHPVTGEMVRFDSELPKDFQHVLTMLRENCKQEY; encoded by the coding sequence ATGGAAAAGAAAGCAGGCAAAGACCGACAGAGTACAATATATGAACACACCGTTCCGGATGGGCAACATACCGATATCCGGTTGGACAAATACATCACATCTTTTGTGGAAAATGCATCCCGCACGAAAGTGCAGGAAGCCATCAAGGATGGATATGTGGAAGTGAACGGAAGCAAGGAAAAACCCTCCTATATTATGCAGCCTGGTGATGAGATTTTTATTGAGTTGCCTAAACCACCACCACCGGAAGCAAAGCCTGAGAAGCTGGATCTTAATATCATTTATGAAGATGATGACATCATTATCGTCAACAAAGAAGCAGGAATGGTTGTGCATCCAGCCTATGGAAATTGGTCGGGTACCATGGTTAATGGATTGATGTATCACGTGGATGAACTGGCCGGTGATGAAGAAGACGAAAACCTTCGTCCGGGTATCGTTCACCGATTGGATAAAGATACCAGCGGATTACTAGTTGTTGCAAAGAACGACGAAACACTAGCCAAACTCAGCGGCTTATTTCAGGAGAAGGATGTGGAACGAACCTATTGGGCCATTGTCTGGGGAACACCGGAAGAGGAGGGTACGATAGAAGGAGACATAGGGCGTTCCAAAAGAGACCGAAAACTAATGACGGTTAAACCTGATGGACAAGGTAAATCAGCAGTAACCCACTATAAAGTACTCGAATATTTTGACTATCTGAGCCTTGTTGAAGTAAAGCTCGAAACAGGGCGCACCCACCAAATCAGGGTTCATTTTGCACATAAAGGTCATCATGTATTTGGAGACCCGACCTATGGCGGAACTTCGGTTCGTTATGGCCCCAACACCGGCTCAAGAAAATCCATGTTTCATAATTTAATAACTGGATTGGACCGGCAGGCACTTCACGCAAAAACGTTAGGTTTTGAACATCCTGTAACTGGTGAAATGGTTCGGTTTGATTCGGAGTTACCTAAAGACTTTCAGCATGTACTCACCATGTTAAGAGAAAATTGCAAGCAGGAATACTAA
- a CDS encoding four helix bundle protein: MSTVKENVIQTKSFQFSLKIIELFRKLQAEREYIISKQLIRSGTSIGANVEEAIAGQSKKDFLSKLSISLKEARETHYWLRLLRESELTNLNVDAYLDASFELISILSAIVKTMRQKLQ; this comes from the coding sequence ATGAGTACCGTAAAAGAGAATGTAATTCAGACTAAGAGCTTTCAGTTCTCATTAAAAATTATCGAGTTATTCCGGAAATTACAGGCTGAACGAGAGTATATTATATCTAAACAATTAATCAGATCCGGAACCAGTATTGGAGCTAATGTAGAAGAAGCTATTGCCGGGCAGTCAAAAAAGGATTTTTTATCAAAATTATCTATTTCTTTAAAAGAAGCTCGCGAAACTCATTATTGGCTAAGGTTATTAAGAGAAAGTGAACTAACTAATCTTAATGTCGATGCTTATCTTGATGCCTCTTTTGAATTAATCAGTATCTTGTCCGCAATCGTCAAAACGATGAGACAAAAGCTTCAATAA